A single region of the Pseudomonas sp. VD-NE ins genome encodes:
- a CDS encoding N-acetyltransferase family protein, whose translation MTYSIRDAVHADLPAIRDIYNDAVLNTTAIWNEQAVDLGNRQAWFSARQAQAYPILVIIDGDNSVLGYASFGDWRPFDGFRHTVEHSVYVRSDQRGNGLGPQLMTALIERARACGKHVMVAAIESGNAASIRLHERAGFSITGQMPQVGTKFGRWLDLTFMQLTLNPGAEPPDANKE comes from the coding sequence ATGACTTACTCCATTCGTGATGCCGTCCATGCCGATCTGCCGGCGATCCGCGACATCTACAACGACGCCGTGCTCAACACTACGGCGATCTGGAATGAACAGGCCGTCGACCTCGGCAATCGCCAGGCGTGGTTCAGCGCCCGTCAGGCACAGGCCTATCCGATTCTGGTGATCATCGACGGCGACAACAGCGTGCTCGGCTACGCTTCATTCGGTGACTGGCGGCCATTCGACGGTTTTCGCCACACCGTCGAGCACTCGGTTTATGTGCGCAGCGACCAGCGCGGCAATGGCCTCGGCCCGCAACTGATGACGGCGCTGATCGAGCGCGCCCGGGCTTGCGGCAAACACGTGATGGTCGCCGCCATCGAAAGCGGCAACGCCGCCTCGATTCGTCTGCACGAACGCGCCGGTTTCAGCATCACCGGGCAAATGCCGCAGGTCGGCACCAAGTTCGGCCGCTGGCTCGATCTGACCTTCATGCAACTGACCCTCAACCCTGGCGCGGAGCCGCCTGACGCCAACAAGGAGTGA
- a CDS encoding urease subunit beta, translating to MIPGEYQIQPGDIELNVGRRTLSLKVANSGDRPIQVGSHYHFFETNDALTFDRAASRGMRLNIPAGTAVRFEPGQSREVELVDYAGHRRVFGFAGRVMGDL from the coding sequence ATGATTCCTGGCGAGTACCAGATCCAGCCCGGCGACATCGAACTCAATGTTGGCCGCCGCACCCTCAGCCTGAAGGTCGCCAACAGCGGCGACCGGCCGATTCAGGTCGGCTCGCACTATCACTTTTTCGAAACCAACGACGCGCTGACTTTTGATCGCGCCGCCAGCCGTGGCATGCGCCTGAATATTCCGGCGGGCACGGCAGTGCGCTTTGAGCCGGGGCAGAGCCGCGAAGTCGAGCTGGTGGATTACGCCGGGCATCGGCGGGTGTTCGGGTTTGCCGGGCGGGTCATGGGTGACCTCTGA
- a CDS encoding urease accessory protein UreD encodes MNSTVAPALFTPSWHAELELAYARFGDCTRPVMRRHLGPLRVQKHLYAEGPEVCQHIIVHPPGGIAGGDRLDICARVEQDAWAQITSPGAAKWYRAGGPAYQKLDLKVAAGATLEWLPQETIVYSAAQAELSTSIDLEGDARLFYWDVVALGRPASGERFDRGHFQAHLDIRRDGRLLWHERQRIVGGDGLLDSPIGLDGNPVFATLLVTGEIDAELLERCRSLDHDIRGDLTQLPGLLVARCLASEALLARAWLIDLWRLLRPVLLGREAVSPRIWST; translated from the coding sequence ATGAATTCGACTGTTGCACCTGCCCTGTTTACCCCGAGCTGGCACGCCGAGCTGGAACTCGCTTACGCCCGTTTCGGCGACTGCACGCGCCCGGTCATGCGCCGACATCTCGGCCCGCTGCGGGTGCAAAAGCACCTGTACGCCGAAGGTCCCGAGGTTTGTCAGCACATCATCGTCCACCCGCCCGGCGGGATTGCCGGCGGTGATCGACTGGACATCTGCGCCCGTGTCGAGCAAGACGCCTGGGCGCAGATCACCAGCCCCGGCGCGGCCAAGTGGTATCGCGCCGGTGGGCCGGCTTATCAGAAACTTGACTTGAAAGTGGCTGCCGGAGCGACGCTGGAATGGCTGCCGCAGGAAACCATCGTCTACAGCGCCGCGCAGGCTGAACTGAGCACTTCGATTGATCTTGAAGGTGATGCGCGGCTGTTTTACTGGGACGTGGTGGCGCTGGGTCGTCCGGCCAGTGGCGAACGTTTCGACCGTGGGCATTTTCAGGCGCACCTGGATATTCGCCGCGATGGTCGATTGCTCTGGCATGAGCGCCAGCGCATCGTCGGTGGCGACGGTTTGCTTGATTCGCCGATCGGACTGGATGGCAATCCGGTGTTTGCGACGTTGTTGGTCACCGGTGAGATTGATGCCGAGTTGCTTGAGCGTTGTCGTTCGCTGGATCACGACATTCGCGGGGATCTGACCCAGTTGCCGGGGTTGTTGGTGGCCCGTTGTCTGGCCAGTGAAGCGTTGCTCGCTCGCGCCTGGCTTATTGATCTTTGGCGTTTGCTACGGCCGGTGCTTCTAGGCCGTGAGGCGGTATCTCCCAGAATATGGAGTACCTGA
- the urtE gene encoding urea ABC transporter ATP-binding subunit UrtE: MLQVQQLHQYYGGSHILRGLSFDVKIGEVTCLLGRNGVGKTTLLKCLMGLLPAKEGAVNWEGKPITTFKPHQRVHAGIAYVPQGREIFGRLTVEENLLMGLSRFPGSEAREVPSFIYELFPVLLQMKQRRGGDLSGGQQQQLAIGRALASRPRLLILDEPTEGIQPSVIKEIGAVIKKLAARGDMAILLVEQFYDFAAELADQYLVMSRGEIVQQGRGENMEAEGVRGLVTI, encoded by the coding sequence CGCGGTCTATCGTTCGACGTGAAGATCGGCGAAGTCACCTGCCTGCTCGGCCGTAACGGGGTGGGCAAAACCACCCTGCTCAAGTGCCTGATGGGCCTGCTGCCGGCCAAAGAAGGCGCGGTGAACTGGGAGGGCAAACCGATCACCACGTTCAAGCCGCACCAGCGGGTTCACGCCGGTATCGCTTACGTGCCGCAAGGCCGGGAAATCTTCGGACGCCTGACCGTGGAAGAAAATCTGCTGATGGGTCTGTCGCGGTTTCCCGGCAGCGAAGCCAGAGAAGTGCCAAGTTTCATCTACGAATTGTTCCCGGTGCTGCTACAAATGAAGCAGCGTCGCGGCGGTGATCTCTCCGGCGGTCAGCAACAGCAGTTGGCGATCGGCCGCGCTTTGGCCAGCCGCCCGCGTTTGCTGATCCTCGATGAGCCTACCGAAGGCATTCAACCCTCGGTCATCAAGGAGATCGGCGCGGTGATCAAGAAGCTTGCAGCCCGTGGTGACATGGCGATTTTGCTGGTCGAGCAGTTCTACGATTTTGCGGCGGAACTGGCCGATCAATACCTGGTGATGTCCCGGGGCGAGATCGTGCAGCAGGGGCGCGGTGAAAATATGGAGGCCGAGGGTGTACGCGGGCTGGTAACGATCTAG
- a CDS encoding GNAT family N-acetyltransferase, with product MNAAQLRRVNAESFAHYRQGLIDLLLDAVGYGASVGFMADLDAAQARAYFDEVQDNVNKGSVLLWVVVKDEQVLASVQLGLCQKANGLNRAEVQKLLVREHARRRGLGQQLMSALELEAPKHKRGMLYLDTEAGSPAEDFYKALGYTRAGQIPDYACDPNGTYRPTALYFKILQGAQ from the coding sequence ATGAACGCCGCCCAACTGCGCCGCGTCAATGCTGAAAGTTTTGCGCATTACCGTCAGGGTCTGATCGACCTGCTGCTGGACGCCGTGGGTTACGGCGCCAGCGTCGGTTTCATGGCCGACCTCGATGCGGCGCAAGCGCGCGCGTATTTCGATGAGGTTCAGGACAACGTCAACAAAGGCAGCGTGTTGCTCTGGGTGGTGGTCAAGGACGAACAGGTATTGGCCAGTGTGCAATTGGGCCTGTGCCAGAAGGCCAACGGCCTCAACCGCGCCGAGGTGCAGAAACTGCTGGTGCGCGAACACGCACGGCGTCGCGGTCTCGGTCAGCAATTGATGAGTGCGCTGGAACTCGAAGCGCCCAAACACAAGCGCGGCATGCTCTACCTCGACACCGAGGCCGGCTCGCCCGCCGAAGATTTCTACAAGGCATTGGGCTACACCCGTGCGGGTCAGATTCCCGATTACGCCTGCGACCCGAATGGCACCTATCGGCCAACCGCCCTCTATTTCAAGATTCTGCAAGGAGCCCAGTGA
- the ureA gene encoding urease subunit gamma: protein MDLTPREKDKLLIFTAGLVAERRLARGVKLNYPEAMAYISAALLEGARDGQTVAELMHFGTTLLSREQVMQGIPEMIPEIQVEATFPDGTKLVTVHQPIV from the coding sequence ATGGACCTGACCCCACGCGAAAAAGACAAGCTGCTGATCTTCACCGCCGGCCTCGTCGCCGAGCGGCGTTTGGCTCGCGGCGTGAAACTCAATTACCCGGAAGCCATGGCCTACATCTCCGCCGCGCTGCTCGAAGGCGCGCGTGACGGCCAGACCGTGGCTGAGCTGATGCACTTCGGCACCACCCTGCTCAGCCGCGAACAAGTGATGCAAGGCATCCCGGAAATGATCCCGGAAATCCAGGTCGAAGCGACGTTTCCCGACGGCACCAAACTGGTCACCGTCCACCAACCGATCGTCTGA